Below is a window of Allomuricauda ruestringensis DSM 13258 DNA.
AAAAGCTCCATTGCAGATGTTTTGGGGGATAAAGTATCGGTTTTGACGCGTCGTGAGCAAAACACCTCGCTCTACCGAATGCTGAACACGGAAAATTTGGCAACCTATTTGATTTTTACCCTCGTTTTGATCATTGCCCTGTTTAATGTGGTTGGAGCTATCATCATGATGATTTTGGACAAACAGCAGAACTCCAAAACATTGTTTAGTCTTGGCTCGACCATCAAAGAATTGCGTCGTATTTATTTTATACAAGGTATATTGGTCACCTCTTTTGGTGGTTTGATAGGTGTACTGATCGGGTCTTTGTTGATCGGTTCCCAACTGGCGTTCGGATGGTTGAAAATAACACCATCCCTGGCCTATCCCGTAGAATTCAATGTCATCAATTTGCTGATTGTAATCGGAACAATCGTGGTTTTGGGCTTTATTTCTTCAAAAATTGCAAGCAGTCGAATTACCGAAAAGTTAGTTTCCGCCTAAGCGAACTGGTAATCCCCAAATTTTTCTTCTACCTCATCAAAAGCAGCAAACACATCCGCGGCATCATCGCTGGTCACCATTTTCATTCGGTATTCCTTAAAATGGGGTATGCCCTTAAAGTAATTGGTATAATGTCTTCGGGTTTCAAAAACGCCTAATTTTTCACCTTTCCAATCAATGGCCATTTGCAAATGCCTACGAGCGGCCTCCACACGTTCTTGCATTGTGGGTGGCGCTGAATGTTCGCCTGTTTTAAAGTAGTGTTTCACCTCTTTAAAAAACCAAGGATATCCAATGCTCGCCCTTCCGATCATGGCTCCATCCAATCCGTATTCATCACGCATTTTTACCGCCGCTTCGGGCGTGTCCACATCGCCGTTACCAAATACGGGAATATGCATCCGTTGGTTGTTCTTTACCTCGGCAATGGGTTTCCAGTCGGCCTCACCTTTGTACATCTGAACACGTGTACGACCGTGGATGGAAATTGCTTCAATTCCCACATCTTGCAGTCGTTCGGCAACCTCAACAATTTTAATGGAACTGGTGTCCCACCCCAATCGGGTTTTCACCGTTACAGGCAATTTGGTGCGTTTTACGATTTCTTCGGTAAGCTTTACCATCAATGGAATATCCCGCAAAATACCTGCTCCGGCGTTTTTACAGACCACCTTTTTTACAGGACAGCCAAAATTGATATCGATGATATCCGGGTTGGATTTCTCCACAATATCCACTGCCTGTAACATGGAGTCGAGTTCTGCGCCAAAAATCTGGATGCCCACGGGACGCTCTTTTTCATAAATATCCAGTTTAACAACACTTTTGGCGGCATCCCTGATCAATCCTTCGGAAGAAATAAACTCGGTATACACCACATCGGCGCCCTGCTCCTTGCACAATTTACGGAAAGGAGGGTCGCTCACATCTTCCATCGGAGCTAGAAGAAGCGGAAAATCAGGGAGTTCTATGTTTCCAATTTTTGGCAAATCCTTCGTTTTTTTGGATTGCAAAAGTACAAAATAGGTGATAACCAAAAAGCTAGTTTTGCGATTCTAGTCTGTCGCGCTCATTTTTGTCGATGCCCCTCTGATTATCCTCTAATCTAAAATTCCCAAAATTATAGGTGAAACCAAAGCGGATAAACTGCGTTTCGGGACGTCTGCGATAAAAGTTGTCTTGGTTAAGGTACTGCGAACGATAGGTGGGCACATATTGCTCCAAAATATCCTCTGCCGCAAGCGAAAGGGTTATCTTATTGTCGAACAAAGTTTTTCGCAACCCAATCGTCAAATTAAACTGCTCGTCCGATACGTAAGAACCAAAAAGAAACCGGGAAATGTACGTTGCGGCCACCTCTCCCGTGAACGTTCCATCACTGGACAACGTTAAATAATTGCCCACATAGGCATACACCCCATTTACCTCGTTGGTAAAGGGTACATTTCCGCTTTGCTCCGCCAAAAAGGTTTCTTCCTCATGAAAAATTGATGTGTAGGCGTACATATACCATGGGGGCAAAATGGATTTGCTCAAAGTAAAGTCCAAACCGTAGGATTTGCTTTCCAACACATTCTGCTTAAGCTCCACCAAGGTTTGATTGTCATTGTCCTGAAAGACCAGGTACGAAATGTTACTGCCATTGTCCCGATAGTAAATGTCGAAGAAATATTCGCTTTTGAGCGTATAGTTTAAGTTAAAGTTGTTGCTAAAGCTGGGTCTCAAACCGGGGTTTCCCTCTTCGTAATCATTTTCGTTGTAGAAAAAGCGAAAGGGATTAAGGTCGTTGTACTTGGGACGGTTAATATTCCTTCCATAATCAAAAGAAAAACTGTGCTTGCCCGATGGTGAATAGAGCAAATAAAACGATGGGAACGGTTCAAAAAAGTCCTGCGTATTGGTCTCGTTCAAGGTCAACGACCTCCCCTCGGCCTCCGTAAGCTCTCCACGAACTCCTAACTTCATCGACCATTTCTCCCAATTCTTCACAAAGCTCATGTAGGCTGCATACACATTTTCATCATAGGTGTACAAATCCGATAAGGAAGAATCAACCGTATTGCTAGAGCCATTAAAGTTGAAAAAGTTCACCTTGTTTTCGGAAGTAATCGACGAGATCTTTGCTCCCGTTTCAAAAGATGCATTGCCAATTGGTGTGGAATAATCCAACTGCCCGGTAAAAATTCTAATCTCTTGATCAGTATCGGAATCAAACCCAAAGTCCCGTAAAAAAGTGCCGTCCGCATCAAAATAATCGGATGCAAGGCGTTGGAACGTCTCCCCGTTAAAATAGGTGTAATGCCCATTGGCTCGTATCTGTGCCCCTTCCTTTCTTAGTTTGTGAACATAGGTGAGGTCAAACGCCAAGTTGGTGTTGTCCATATTGGCGTTGTTCTGGGTGGTAAATGTGGAGTCCAATTGGGCTTGGGCATTCCTCATTTCGTTGCTGAGCAATGTTTGCTGCTCTTGATCTAAATTAAAAAGCAGGTTGGAGGTCACATTCAAACTGTTTCTGTCATCAAAATCATAATCCAGAATAAAACTTGCATTTTGCGACTGCGACCTATCCGTTTGATTATAATCCGTATCCCAAACGGAAAAAACATCATTGGCATCATCCATAAAATTGATGCCCTTTTTCGTTTTGTTCACGTCCTTCTTTGGATTGATGGTATAGTTGGCAAACAGGTTGAGTTTGTCAGTTTTGTAATAATGGCTGGTACCCATACTGAATTTTGGAAAAACAGCTTGGCTAAATGTCCCGTTGATGCTTCCCTTGTATCCCGGAACAATGTTTTTGCTGGTAACGATGTTCAAAATAGGGCCTCCTTCGGCATCATACCTTGCAGGAGGATTTGCAATTACTTCAACAGATTTAATATTGGTGCCCGAAAGTCCCTGCAACAAATCCCGAACTTCTTGTCCGGACAATTGGACCTTTCGATCATTAAGGTAAACTGTGGCGTTTTGGCCACGAATCAATAAATCATCTTGGTTTACGATTACACCAGGGGTGCTTTTTAGAATATCCCATGAAGTTCCTTGTGAAACCACTGTATTTTCTACCGAAAAGACCAGTCTGTCTGGTAATCTTTTTAATTTAGGGCGCTGAGCCGATACCACAACCTCATCCAGTTCGTTGTTTTCTAAAGGAATAATCAAAGCGCCCAAGGAAACATCCTTGGCAATATCCAAAGGTCTGGGTTCGGAGCCCCTGCCCACATAACTTGCCTGTAACAAATAGAGGTCCGGTTCCACTTCGGACAGTACAAAAAAGCCTTTCTCGTCGGCAGATGTCCCTTGAACAAATGTGGAATCGGTAGCCTGAAGCAGCAAAATGTTGGCGTAGGGAATAATCTGATTCTGTTCGTCCACGACCTTACCAGAAATTGTAAAGGTTTGGCCGTATGCGCCGCATATTGCAAAAAACACCAATAAAAAAGTAGCGGTGTGGTTCTTCATTATAGGTTTGGGTTGATTGTCAAATCTATGAAATAATTTTTGAGCGGGATGGGCGGTAATTTTCTTATTGAGAAAAAACCATTTGCGGGTATTTAAAACAATTATATTTGCAGTTGATTATGTCCCTTTTTTAGGGTATGTTATTGTTGATATGGAGAAGATCAGGAATTTTTGCATCATTGCACACATTGACCACGGCAAAAGCACCTTGGCAGACCGCTTGTTGGACTTTACCGGTTCGGTGACCGAACGCGAAAAACAAGACCAGTTGCTGGACAATATGGATCTTGAGCGTGAACGGGGCATTACCATTAAGAGCCACGCTATTCAAATGGACTACGTTCACAACGGCGAAAAGTATGTGCTCAACCTGATTGATACTCCCGGACACGTTGATTTTTCATACGAAGTATCGCGTTCCATTGCCGCCTGCGAAGGTGCCCTACTGGTAGTTGATGCGGCACAAAGCATTCAGGCTCAGACCATTTCCAACCTATACTTGGCATTGGAAAACGATTTGGAAATTATTCCCGTGCTCAACAAAGTGGATCTTCCCAGTGCAAACCCAGAAGAGGTTACCGATGATATTGTAGACCTATTGGGCTGTAAACCGGAAGAGGTAATCCCGGCAAGTGCTAAAACAGGACTTGGTATCGAGGAGATTCTTACAGCAATTATTGAGCGCATACCTCCTCCCAAAGGGAATCCCGATGAGTCTCTCCAAGCTCTTGTTTTTGATTCGGTATACAATCCGTTTAGAGGTGTTGAAACCTATTTTAGGGTGGTAAACGGAGAAATCACAAAAGGGCAAAAAATAAAATTTGTGGCCACCGGAAAGTCTTACTATGCCGATGAAATTGGCACCTTAAAATTGACCCAGTTCCCTAAAAACAAGATTTCTACGGGCGATGTGGGCTATTTGATCACCGGAATAAAAGATGCTCGCGAGGTAAAAGTAGGGGATACCATCACAGATTCCGCAAACCCGACCAAAAACCCCATTGGCGGTTTCGAGGATGTAAAACCTATGGTTTTTGCAGGTATTTACCCTGTTGACACGGAAGATTTTGAGGATCTGCGTTCTTCGATGGAAAAATTGCAACTCAACGACGCCTCCTTGGTATTTACGCCTGAAAGCAGTGCTGCATTGGGCTTTGGGTTTCGATGTGGTTTCTTGGGAATGTTGCACATGGAAATCATCCAAGAACGTTTGGAACGTGAGTTTGACATGACCGTGATTACCACAGTGCCCAACGTGAGTTACCACGCATATACTACCAAAGGTGACCCAGACCCTATAATTGTCAATAACCCCACGGATTTACCGGACCCATCAACTATAGACCGCGTTGAGGAACCTTATATTAAGGCAACCATCATCACAAAAGCTGATTTTGTGGGCAACGTAATGTCGCTCTGTATTGAAAAGCGTGGACAAATTGTTAACCAGACATATCTGACCACAGAACGTGTAGAGCTGGTTTTTGATATGCCTTTGGCGGAAATCGTTTTTGATTTTTATGATCGTTTAAAAACCGTTTCCAAAGGATATGCCTCTTTTGATTATTCCCCAACAGGAATGCGTGCCTCAAAACTGGTTCGTGTGGACATCCTTTTAAATGCCCAACCTGTTGATGCACTTTCTGCCCTGGTACACTTTGACAATGCTTACCACATCGGTAAAAAAATGTGTGAAAAGCTAAAAGAGCTTATCCCAAGACAGCAGTTCGATATTCCGATCCAGGCTGCCATTGGCTCCAAAATTATTTCTAGGGAAACCATAAAAGCGCTACGGAAAGACGTTACCGCCAAATGTTATGGTGGGGATATTTCACGTAAGCGTAAATTGTTGGAAAAGCAGAAAAAGGGTAAAAAGCGGATGCGCCAAGTAGGTAATGTGGAAATTCCACAACAAGCCTTTATGGCCGTGCTGAAGCTTAATGATTAATCTTCCAGGTTTTTTTAATGATGCACTTTATGGAAAAGGGTGTAGTGCATACTTTGAGTAAATGTTGTTTTAATCCAAAATCGGGGTCTATCATGACTGTTGAACCATTTGTTTTGAAGTTTGATTACAATTTTCTTGAAGCTTGAATTTTATATTGCTACAAAATCAAATCAAAATTGTACATCGCATCTCTTGCATTTGGTGATTTTGATCTCCACAACAGTTACCGCATTTCTGCACTACACTTTAATTATATTGTTGTTTTGTAATTATGGGCATCCAACTCTTGTTGGATTTTACTGATTTCATTTCCCAATTCCACAACACTCTTATCTCTTTCTTGTGTTTTAATAGATGATTCCCAAACATAGGTTTCGGATTTAGAGTAAAGGCTTTTTCCCAGAGGAGCTTTTCCCTCGGTAGTGGGAATGTTTTTTAAAAAACGAATCTGTGTCTTGAGTTCGGATAACCGATAAATCTTTTCCTGAACAGGCTGATTTGCCCGGGTAATTCTCGTTTTTATGGAAATTAATTCTTCGATTGTATTGTTGAGTTCGGCCATTACCTCTTTTGGATCATATGCCCTTGGGTTTCCCTCAATTACGCAATTATATGATGATATTCTGTTTTGTAGTTCTAAAATATTTCTAACAAGTTGGTTTTTTTCTTTTAACGCTTCAACTATCGTCATATGTTTCATGTTTTAAACTTAAAGATGTAAAATAACCAAACAGCAAGCCTTTATGGTCGTGCTAAAGTTGAATGATTAGCACACCCAACTTTTAAAGATTAATATGGTTAATAATGCACCAAAGTACTTGTACTCCATCATTTATTTGCTCTTCAATTGACGGATGCGAAAAAAAGCGTGTCCTTCTTAATTATTTAAAAGGAAAAAAGTAAGGGATTACAAAAGTGGCGGCAATCCAGATAATGATATTAAGCGGTGTCCCTACCTTTAAAAAATCATTGAACTTGTAGTTTCCCGGCGCATAGACCATGGTATTGGTGGGATAGCTTACGGGCGTCATAAAAGTAAGGGAGCAAGCAAACATCACCGCGACCAAAAAAGGCCGCTCACTCACCTCCATTGCCGCGGCAAGACTAATTACTATCGGGGTCATAAGGGCCGCTGTGGCTTTGCTGGAGAGCACATTGGTGCTCAAAAAAGTGACCAAGTACAAAATGCTCAGGGTAACTTGGGCATCGTAACTTCCCAAGGTCTGCTCTATAAAAAGGGCAATTTTTTCGGCCCCTCCGGTTTTTTCAAGGGCCGTTCCCATGGAAAGCACACCTGCCATCATAAAAATGACCTTCCATTCCACTGCTTCGTAAGCTTCCTTTGGTTTTAAGGTGGAGGTGGCCACCAACAACAGAGCGCCAACCATACTGCTGATCAAAATGGAGGTAAGATTAAGCGAAGCCGCAAGCACCACCCCCACTGCAATAACAAGGGCAGGAATGGCTTTTTTTAAATTGACTTTTCCGTGCTTGTGCTCGGAAAGGGCCACCACTAGGTTCTGGGCAACCAATGCGTCCACATCGGCCCCGGTGCCCAAAATCAGTAACATGTCCCCTTCTGTCAACTTTACATCGGCGAGCTTTTCATACAAAATTTCCCCACGCTGCCTTATGGCCAGGACAGAGCCATTGTATTGTCTCCTAAAATTAAGGGAGCGAAGAGATCCCTCTGTCAGTTTGGAACCAAAGGGAACAATAACCTCATAAATGTGTTTCTCAAGTTCTGCTTCGTCCAACTGTTTGTCCCCAGTGATCTTATATCCTTTTAAGCTTCGGATGCCGTTGAGTGCTTTCGGGGGAATCATAACTTTCATTACGTCTCCTTCCAATATAAATGTTTCGGGGCCAATGTCGTGCTTGAGCGAACCCGCCCTCAGTATGGCCAGAACCTGTACATTGTGATCATTGACCAATCTGGATTTATGCAACGGTTTTTTGATGTCGAGACAATCCTTTTCCACCAGTAATTCGGTAATGTACTTTTCAGCTTCTTTGGCAAGTGCGTTCTGTTCCTTTTCTGCCTTGGGCAACAGAAGGGGCGCCACAAAAAAGATGTAGGCAAAGCCAATTATGGCCAAACAAAGTGCCGCCAAACTGAATTCGAACATCCCAAAGCCCTCCAGCCCATATTCTTCGGTGTAACTGCTCACCAAAATATTGGTGGAGGTGCCTATCAAGGTACAGGTGCCCCCAAAAAGTGCTGAAAATGATATGGGGATCAACAGCATCCCCGGGGAAATTTTGGTTTCCCTACAAACGGTAAGGGCAATGGGCAAAAGTAGTGCCACTACGGCTGTATCGTTCACAAAAGCGGAAAACATGCCCGCAATGAGGCAAAATGTGATCAGGGCAATGCTGTAATGTATTTTGGCCAGCTTTATGATCCTATGGCCAAGACCATCCAAGATTCCTGAGTTGAACACCCCGGCACTTACCACGAACATACACCCAAGTGTTAAGGTGGCCGGATGGTTAAAACCCGAAAAACCTTCTTTTGGACTAAGGACGCCCGCCACTATGAACAGGGCCATAATAATGATGGATGTGGTATCTATAGAAAAATAGTCCTTTATAAAAAGGACAATCCCTATGCAGATGATGACAATGGTAATGATCAAATCGCTGTCCATGGTGTCCCTAATTTACAATTCTGTTCGTTGTTTGGCCACCTTTTTTCTGTCCCGATCCTGTCAATAGTGAGTGAGTCGAGCCACAATCTAAACCATTTTCGACTCTTCTACAGAAAACTACCTTAATCTGTTTTGGGATTCTCTCCCTCTTTTGCCACTTCTATCTCTTTACCCAAATAAACCAGTTTGTAGCCTTCACCTTTAGGGGTAAAGTCCTTACTGTTTGCTGGAATGATTTCAATGCTTCCATCGGGAGATTTTGTGAACAACGGAACAATATCCCGCTCTTCGTAGGTAATGTCAATCAACTTGTCGTAGTGTTCCTTATCCTCCAATTCAATTTCGTGGATAACCGGATGCTTTCGTACAGTATCCATCAGTTGGATAAAATCATCCGTATGGGAAAAGAGTCCTTCTTTTGGGTTGTTCTCCGGGTCATTCACCTCTTCGGTGTTTACCAAACGAAACGCTCCGTTTTCACCAAATTGTTTTTGGAATTTATCTATGGCAAACTTGTTAATATCGGAGTTCCCTGTAAGTGCCATTAAATAACCCATGTCGTTCAACTCAATATTGTCTACAAGCGTATCGGAGAAAATATTGGCCGAAAGGGCTTCCAAACCTAATTTCTTTGCTTTATCAACATTGCTTTGGTTATTGTCTATCAGTACTACATGCCTATTGTTCTTTCTCAAATAATTGCCAATAAGTCGGGATAGCTTGGATGCGCCAATAATTAAAATGCCTTCGGACTTTTTTAAGAACACACCAACTAGCTTGGCAAACAAACGTGCCGTAGTGGCATTTAATAGTACCGTACCCAAAACAATCATAAAAACCAAAGGGGTGATGTATTCGGCCCCAGGTTCTCCCCTTAACATTAATTTAGAACCGAAAAGCGAAGCAATACCCGCAGCAACGATCCCTCGTGGACCGACCCAGCCAATAAAAAGTTTCTCATTGAGTTTTAAATTGGATCCCTGCGAACTTAAAAACACCCCCAAGGGCCGTATTATAAATACGATTACTGCAAAAAGAGCGACCGTGTTCCAGTTGTAGATCAGCTCCATGTCGCTAACATTGATGTTGGCCGCCAACAGGATAAAGAGAATCGAAATCAACAACACACTAAGGGATTCCTTAAAATAAAGCAGTTCTTTAAGATTGGGTAGGTTCATATTTCCCATGACCATACCCATGACCACCACGGCCAACAGACCGGATTCGTGGGCAAACAGGTCCGACTCCACATAAACAAGGAGTACGGTGGACAGGGAAACCACGTTCAACAGATAATGTGGAATAAAGTTCTTTTTTATGGCGAAAGCCAGTGCGTGGGCGAACGTAAACCCAAAAGTGGTCCCGAACAGAATAATTTTGCCAAACTCGATGAGCGCTGTTTGTGTAAACGCCTGCCCTTCCCCTACACTGATGAATTCAAAAACCAATACGGCAACCAGTGCTCCGATGGGATCGATCAGGATTCCTTCCCATTTTAACACGGCCGACACGTCTTTTTTGAGAGGAATGTTTCTCAAAATAGGTGTAATAACCGTAGGTCCGGTAACGATAATCAGCCCAGAGAACAAAAATGAAATTTGCCACGACAGCCCAAAAATATAGTGAGCTGCAACACCCGCCCCAAAAAATGTGACTATGGTTCCAATGGTGATCAATTTGGTAATTACGGGTCCTACGTTGGATATTTCTGCCCGTTTAAGGGTAAGACCGCCTTCAAAAAGAATAACACTAATGGCCAAGGACACAAAATAATAAAGTCCCTCTCCCGGGAACAGCCCTTTTTCGCCGTTCCAGATGGGCTCTATTAATTTTGACCCATCTTCTGTGTATAAGGTTGCGATGGGGCCCACCAATAAACCAATCAAAATTAAAGGTAAAATGGCCGGCAATTTAAATCGCCAAGCCACCCACTGTGCAATAATGCCAAGAATTATAATTCCCGCAAGTTCTAGCATGGTCTAAGTTTTGTGGAAATTTAATGTTTTTCTTTTAGATAATCATTCTTGTACATGGTCACCAACTAGATTGAAGAAACCTAATGGTGGAAATCTTGCCAGATTTAACAGCACTCATCCCATTTTTGTTAAAATACGGCCAATATGTCCTTAATTTTTCGGCATTTGGACTGTGCTTTTGTTATTTTGCAAGCCATTTTATTTTCTAAATGACAATTTATCCCATAGAGACCGGTAATTTTAAATTAGATGGAGGTGCCATGTTCGGCGTGGTTCCCAAGTCTATTTGGAACAGAACCAACCCTGCAGACGGCAATAATATGATCGATCTTGCAGCCCGTTGCCTTTTGATCGAAGATGGCGACAGGCTTATTTTGATTGATAATGGCTTGGGCAACAAACAATCCGAAAAGTTTTTTAGCTATTACTATCTCTGGGGCGACCATTCCTTGGACAGGTCCTTGAAAAATGCCGGTTTTCATCGTGATGATGTTACCGATGTTTTTTTGACCCATCTGCATTTTGATCATTGTGGAGGCAGTATCCAATGGAACAAGGACCGTTCCGGGTATGAACCAGCCTTTAAAAATGCCCGTTTTTGGACCAACAAAGATCACTGGGAATGGGCCACCAAACCCAATGCCAGGGAAAAGGCTTCATTTTTAAAAGAGAACCTATTGCCCATGCAACAGAGCGGACAGCTCCATTTTGTGGACAGAAAAGAGGGTTCCTTTGTGGAAAAGTCCGAACTCGGTTTCGGCATCCACTTTGTGGATGGCCATACCGATAAGCAAATGCTCCCTCATTTAAACTATAAGGGCAAGACCTTGGTTTTTGTGGCCGACCTAATTCCGACCGCGGGCCATATTCCCCTACCCTATGTAATGGGGTACGATACCCGCCCTTTACTGACCTTAAAAGAAAAATTAGATTTTTTAAATGCTGCTGTGGAAAACGATTGGCTCTTGCTGTTTGAACACGATGCCCACAACCAAATATGTACTCTTAAACAAACTGAAAAAGGAGCTCGTTTGGATCAGCTGTTTTCCTATGACGAACTATTCAAAATGCAATAACCTTACACTTTTTACAAATACATTCTATGAATCGCACATATAACAAACTATCATTCTTATCCCTATCTGCCGCCCTATTTTTAATGGGTTGTGGATCCACGGCCTTGGTCTCTACCCCTGTTGAGAACATTGATGCCGTTCCCTTAAAAATTTCTGAGCTTTCCGAAGCGGAGAAAAAGCATTGGGGACACCTCGACCTTATTGCGGACACCATTCCCGGCATGAGCGTAGACAAAGCTTACGATGAAATCATAAAGAACAAAAAGGGCAAAACCGTTGTGGTGGCTGTTTTGGATTCGGGCATGGATTTGGAGCACGAAGATTTAAAGAATGTTCTTTGGACGAACACCGATGAAATCCCCAATAATGGTAAAGATGATGATGGCAATGGTTATGTGGACGATATACACGGCTATAACTTTTTGGGAGACTCCTATAATGAACAACTGGAATATGTTCGCATGCTTCGTTTGAATATTGGAGATGCATCCGAAAGAGCTGAAGCAAGACTTTTATTGGACAAGGAATATCCCGAAGCAGTTCAGAACAAACAACAATACGAACAAATATTTCAGGTGGTGAAAGGTGCGGACGAACTTGTAAGGAACGAACTTGGGAAAGAAACATACACGAAAGAAGACTTGCTTTCCATTGAGCTAAAAACCGCCCAAATGGAACAGAGTGTTGCTGTGTTGACACAGATGTTCACCTATGGTGAAAGCATCCCAAAAGTATTGGAGGAACTAAAAGAAGGAATTACATATTTTACCGAACAAGCCAATTACAACCTCAACAAAGATTTTAATGGTAGAACACCTGTGGGCGATGATCCTTATGATATTACCGACGTTCCCTACGGTAATGGCAACCCAAAAAACATGGTGGATACCGAAAGCCACGGAACCCATGTTGCTGGGATTATAGCTGCAACACGAAACAACGGTATTGGGGTGGACGGTGTGGCCAATAATGTGGAAATTATGAGTGTTAGGGCAGTTCCCAATGGCGATGAATACGATAAAGACATCGCTCTTGGCATTCGCTACGCTGTCGACAACGGTGCGTCCATCATCAACTGTAGCTTTGGAAAGTCCTTTTCCCCTAAAGCGGAATGGGTTTACGATGCCATAAAATATGCTGCTTCCAAAGATGTGCTTATTGTTCATGCCGCAGGTAACGACGGAGAAGACTTGGAAATCCCTGAAAACAGAAATTATCCAAACGATGATATGGGTCAAAGTCAGGAGTTTGTGGATAATATGATTACTGTTGGGGCACTTTCCAGCA
It encodes the following:
- the dusB gene encoding tRNA dihydrouridine synthase DusB, producing MPKIGNIELPDFPLLLAPMEDVSDPPFRKLCKEQGADVVYTEFISSEGLIRDAAKSVVKLDIYEKERPVGIQIFGAELDSMLQAVDIVEKSNPDIIDINFGCPVKKVVCKNAGAGILRDIPLMVKLTEEIVKRTKLPVTVKTRLGWDTSSIKIVEVAERLQDVGIEAISIHGRTRVQMYKGEADWKPIAEVKNNQRMHIPVFGNGDVDTPEAAVKMRDEYGLDGAMIGRASIGYPWFFKEVKHYFKTGEHSAPPTMQERVEAARRHLQMAIDWKGEKLGVFETRRHYTNYFKGIPHFKEYRMKMVTSDDAADVFAAFDEVEEKFGDYQFA
- a CDS encoding outer membrane beta-barrel family protein, whose product is MKNHTATFLLVFFAICGAYGQTFTISGKVVDEQNQIIPYANILLLQATDSTFVQGTSADEKGFFVLSEVEPDLYLLQASYVGRGSEPRPLDIAKDVSLGALIIPLENNELDEVVVSAQRPKLKRLPDRLVFSVENTVVSQGTSWDILKSTPGVIVNQDDLLIRGQNATVYLNDRKVQLSGQEVRDLLQGLSGTNIKSVEVIANPPARYDAEGGPILNIVTSKNIVPGYKGSINGTFSQAVFPKFSMGTSHYYKTDKLNLFANYTINPKKDVNKTKKGINFMDDANDVFSVWDTDYNQTDRSQSQNASFILDYDFDDRNSLNVTSNLLFNLDQEQQTLLSNEMRNAQAQLDSTFTTQNNANMDNTNLAFDLTYVHKLRKEGAQIRANGHYTYFNGETFQRLASDYFDADGTFLRDFGFDSDTDQEIRIFTGQLDYSTPIGNASFETGAKISSITSENKVNFFNFNGSSNTVDSSLSDLYTYDENVYAAYMSFVKNWEKWSMKLGVRGELTEAEGRSLTLNETNTQDFFEPFPSFYLLYSPSGKHSFSFDYGRNINRPKYNDLNPFRFFYNENDYEEGNPGLRPSFSNNFNLNYTLKSEYFFDIYYRDNGSNISYLVFQDNDNQTLVELKQNVLESKSYGLDFTLSKSILPPWYMYAYTSIFHEEETFLAEQSGNVPFTNEVNGVYAYVGNYLTLSSDGTFTGEVAATYISRFLFGSYVSDEQFNLTIGLRKTLFDNKITLSLAAEDILEQYVPTYRSQYLNQDNFYRRRPETQFIRFGFTYNFGNFRLEDNQRGIDKNERDRLESQN
- the lepA gene encoding translation elongation factor 4; this translates as MEKIRNFCIIAHIDHGKSTLADRLLDFTGSVTEREKQDQLLDNMDLERERGITIKSHAIQMDYVHNGEKYVLNLIDTPGHVDFSYEVSRSIAACEGALLVVDAAQSIQAQTISNLYLALENDLEIIPVLNKVDLPSANPEEVTDDIVDLLGCKPEEVIPASAKTGLGIEEILTAIIERIPPPKGNPDESLQALVFDSVYNPFRGVETYFRVVNGEITKGQKIKFVATGKSYYADEIGTLKLTQFPKNKISTGDVGYLITGIKDAREVKVGDTITDSANPTKNPIGGFEDVKPMVFAGIYPVDTEDFEDLRSSMEKLQLNDASLVFTPESSAALGFGFRCGFLGMLHMEIIQERLEREFDMTVITTVPNVSYHAYTTKGDPDPIIVNNPTDLPDPSTIDRVEEPYIKATIITKADFVGNVMSLCIEKRGQIVNQTYLTTERVELVFDMPLAEIVFDFYDRLKTVSKGYASFDYSPTGMRASKLVRVDILLNAQPVDALSALVHFDNAYHIGKKMCEKLKELIPRQQFDIPIQAAIGSKIISRETIKALRKDVTAKCYGGDISRKRKLLEKQKKGKKRMRQVGNVEIPQQAFMAVLKLND
- a CDS encoding SLC13 family permease, which encodes MDSDLIITIVIICIGIVLFIKDYFSIDTTSIIIMALFIVAGVLSPKEGFSGFNHPATLTLGCMFVVSAGVFNSGILDGLGHRIIKLAKIHYSIALITFCLIAGMFSAFVNDTAVVALLLPIALTVCRETKISPGMLLIPISFSALFGGTCTLIGTSTNILVSSYTEEYGLEGFGMFEFSLAALCLAIIGFAYIFFVAPLLLPKAEKEQNALAKEAEKYITELLVEKDCLDIKKPLHKSRLVNDHNVQVLAILRAGSLKHDIGPETFILEGDVMKVMIPPKALNGIRSLKGYKITGDKQLDEAELEKHIYEVIVPFGSKLTEGSLRSLNFRRQYNGSVLAIRQRGEILYEKLADVKLTEGDMLLILGTGADVDALVAQNLVVALSEHKHGKVNLKKAIPALVIAVGVVLAASLNLTSILISSMVGALLLVATSTLKPKEAYEAVEWKVIFMMAGVLSMGTALEKTGGAEKIALFIEQTLGSYDAQVTLSILYLVTFLSTNVLSSKATAALMTPIVISLAAAMEVSERPFLVAVMFACSLTFMTPVSYPTNTMVYAPGNYKFNDFLKVGTPLNIIIWIAATFVIPYFFPFK
- a CDS encoding cation:proton antiporter; this encodes MLELAGIIILGIIAQWVAWRFKLPAILPLILIGLLVGPIATLYTEDGSKLIEPIWNGEKGLFPGEGLYYFVSLAISVILFEGGLTLKRAEISNVGPVITKLITIGTIVTFFGAGVAAHYIFGLSWQISFLFSGLIIVTGPTVITPILRNIPLKKDVSAVLKWEGILIDPIGALVAVLVFEFISVGEGQAFTQTALIEFGKIILFGTTFGFTFAHALAFAIKKNFIPHYLLNVVSLSTVLLVYVESDLFAHESGLLAVVVMGMVMGNMNLPNLKELLYFKESLSVLLISILFILLAANINVSDMELIYNWNTVALFAVIVFIIRPLGVFLSSQGSNLKLNEKLFIGWVGPRGIVAAGIASLFGSKLMLRGEPGAEYITPLVFMIVLGTVLLNATTARLFAKLVGVFLKKSEGILIIGASKLSRLIGNYLRKNNRHVVLIDNNQSNVDKAKKLGLEALSANIFSDTLVDNIELNDMGYLMALTGNSDINKFAIDKFQKQFGENGAFRLVNTEEVNDPENNPKEGLFSHTDDFIQLMDTVRKHPVIHEIELEDKEHYDKLIDITYEERDIVPLFTKSPDGSIEIIPANSKDFTPKGEGYKLVYLGKEIEVAKEGENPKTD